Proteins co-encoded in one Apis mellifera strain DH4 linkage group LG15, Amel_HAv3.1, whole genome shotgun sequence genomic window:
- the LOC726229 gene encoding uncharacterized protein LOC726229 translates to MRKLVAILTIVSTVGGCLAGQDFLSKSLNECIAADSWLSCLKQEVLGYLDGKLGTSTEARSLDTVDEAIVARSFKYLKSFDYGLDLPFVDASLKYRPSRSLADLDIEFNGNEVATSQARGMLKKKLLLPFLLLLKLKLKALMPILVAVVGLKALKALILSKLAILLVVGFIAVQLLKKGGMMMPMGMSMEPAAPAYGAPPMPSTTSSYDPANTWDGNGPYSRVWTPTNGVEAQNLAYSYYSPSSGSNSYSGSSSSSSSSSSVNSASSTNY, encoded by the exons ATGAGGAAATTGGTAGCAATCTTAACGATCGTGTCCACGGTGGGAGGATGTTTGGCCGGGCAGGATTTCCTCTCGAAATCGTTGAACGAGTGCATAGCCGCCGACTCTTGGCTGTCGTGCCTTAAGCAAGAGGTGCTCGGATACTTGGACGGGAAGCTTGGAACGAGCACCGAGGCCAGATCCTTGGACACGGTCGACGAGGCTATAGTCGCGAGGTCGTTCAAGTATCTGAAGAGCTTCGACTACGGGTTAGACCTGCCTTTCGTGGACGCTAGCCTCAAGTACAGGCCTAGCAGGAGTTTGGCGGATCTGGATATCGAGTTCAATGGGAACGAGGTGGCCACCAGCCAGGCGAGGGGAATGTTGAAGAAGAAGCTGCTGTTGCCCTTCCTGCTCCTGTTGAAATTGAAACTGAAGGCCCTTATGCCGATCCTCGTAGCCGTCGTTGGATTGAAGGCGTTGAAGGCTCTGATCCTCTCGAAACTCGCCATCCTCCTCGTCGTTGGATTCATCGCTGTTCAATTGCTCAAGAAGGGTGGAATGATGATGCCGATGG gAATGTCGATGGAACCGGCTGCACCGGCGTACGGAGCTCCACCTATGCCCTCGACCACGTCGAGCTACGATCCGGCGAACACGTGGGACGGAAACGGACCGTATTCCCGCGTATGGACGCCGACCAACGGTGTGGAAGCGCAGAATCTAGCATACTCTTACTACTCTCCGAGCAGCGGGTCCAACTCTTACAGCGGctcctcgtcctcctcgtcctcctcgtcGTCGGTCAATTCCGCTAGCTCGACCAACTATTAG